TTTTACACACTGAATATAATCATGCACAGAGGTGTGGGGCCCACTGCAGTCCAACAGCAGTAATTGAGAGACGGGGGTGTGGCGGAGGGATAGTTCCACAGCCACCCCGCTGAGCGGCCTTTCCCACGGGGTgccggcgtgtgtgtgtgtttttgtgcttgAAAGCTGCACTGGGGCCCCTCTCTCAGATAATGACTTAAGCTCGGCCGTCACGGCGGCGTTTCATCAAGCCCTACGCCGGGGCCACTGTTTCACTCGCAGCACAAAGCCACAACAAACCGAGAGATTATGTTGTGCGTGTGCCTTTTAAATTCCTCGCAAGCGAGTCAATTAGTAGATGTCGGCAAACACGGCCTTCGGTCTAATAAAAGCgtgattctctttttttttaatcaagatATTCCACGTCTTGTGCTTTAAAGATGAGAAATAAATGTCGCTAATGGAAGCTGGCGACATACAACTGGAGGTAGATTGTTCATTTCAGTGTGGTGTGTATCGACAGTGTGCTGTCAGAGGAATACCAGGATGCACTCAGCCGTATCTCGCCAGTTGTGGAGCGACACAAGAAGACGCTGGTTGCGGGCATCCCCCAGCTCAACATGTGTGACCTTGCCGTCATGGTAAGTTGGGCTCTTCTTTCATTACGTACATGGAAGACTCACTGCAAGTTGTTTGCCCAAAATTTCAAGAAAGACACTCTTGgaaaatgtttacttttttttttttttatcctccaACTGAACACTGTGCAAAATAGTACGCACAAAACAGAacacaaatttttttaaaagagtgGAAAATAAATAGGTTGAAGGATTAGAAAAATGGTGCAAAGTATTAATGACCTACCCGCCGACCCTAAATATTAATTGGTATGAATGTGATGGCAGCAAGATATTCTCTTCACGGTGAATGTTTACTTTCAtttgtctatttatttattgatctatttatttatttatgatttaatAACAAACGTGCTGTTTCTAAAATCACTCGAGCAATTGTGTACAAATAACCGCaaccgttttgctcctcttgcaGCGCTTAAGAACTTGAACATCCGATTCGTTTGTGACATACtactgccctcttgtggccaaTTGATTAAATGCAAGTGCCGTGAAAACAAATAGTGAGGTGACTTGCAATCAATTCATTCGATACTTGGATTGTTTGGTAGTGAGCGAAATGCTTTCCAAGTTCTCTTGTTTGAATGACATCTGCTGTGTTCCAGAACTGGGCCCCAGCCGGCTGCGAGAAGTTAGGAAAGTGTCTCGACGTGCCCAAGTCGTCTCCGTGGAAGTGTGAATGGCCGCACTGAAAAAGCAGGAAGCCAAACTGGACCATGTGCCTTACTGCACTTGACAAAGTCAAATGTGAATCAGTATTGtctcgtttttgtttttcaaatgcacAAAGGTTTGACTGATATCTTGAATGTGATCAGTCCCCGAATATCATTTGCATAATTGCACAATTGTTGATGTCAGCATTTCAATGAATTGCTTTAAATGCGGTTCGAACGTGTCATGTTGTTTGTCAAACCCGAGCAAATATCAAAACGTGcttcaaaatgaattttgcTTGCAGTAATATGAAAGCAAGCAAAATTGTCATCATGTGTGGCATCGTGAGGGCGTGTTGCCATCTGATCCACTTGGAgaaagttttgattttttctcttggTGATGCTGTGGCTTGTTGACCTCATAAAAAACGCTGAGTCTGCAGAGAGCGTAACTCAAAAGGAAAACTGTGGAGAGATAGCCACTTCCTCTTTACGGCGCCACTCAATCTCTGCCTTTTCTAACTGTATTCCACATATGTGACAGAGCATAAGGAAGATCCTGCGGTAACATTCCACAGATGGGCCTTGTGCATATTCTGCGCGAGCTGCGCATATTTGCTTTCCTGTTGTCAGCCACTTTTTTTCAGCAAGCCCAAAAGTGAGAAGTGAAACCAGACTCCTAGGAAAGAATGaaaaaggaatgaaaataGAATGGACAGAAAGAAACCAGCAATCacacatcactttttttttttaatcattttatatATCTCAAAAGCTTATGTTCTGAGTTATATGATAGTAGAGagttgcgtgcgcgcgcgcgcgtgcgagTTTTGGAGGGTTGTCCTCCACTAGCTTCACATCTGGCCAAACAGATGTTGCTAGCCGTTGTGCTTCCGCGCTGTCATTGTTTCCGCTTCCACCTCAGAGGAGCCTCGTTcaatctctctctttctccctcaCTACTTTGCCCTTTTTGcctctttcacttttgtcttGCGGCCGCAGCCATGGGAGACCTGGAAGCTCCCGAGTCGAGGCAGCCGAGCCGCAGCGTGCTGCAGTCGGTCCTCCCCAGCAGAGAGTTCGCCTCCTCCAGGAAAGGAATGTTGCTCATCGCTGAAGTGGtaggaaacttttttttttacttacgaCAGTGGAAATATGTCACCGCCTCACGCGCTTTAACACGGTTTGAAGTCAAATCTTCGTGCGTCTGCTTCAATGTAGGTCAAGTCGCAAGGCGTCCATTAATGACGGAGGAGCGACAAAAGTTTTGAAACACACCCACGCCCCCcactccccaaaaaaatatttttccacgCATCTCTTTAACCTTAACTAAATGCCACTCTCATTTCATTAGTCAATATAATCTGCTGAATGTCGAAAGACGATTTTGAGGTTTTCAACTTGTGGGACGCGGAATATTCAGGGACGCTTCGATTTGACTTGGCGTGTCTCAGTTCAGAACGATACGGTTAGATTACTTTATTGTTGTAACTTTACACACAGAGTgagatttacatttttaaatgatcttATTTAACTATCTAACGTGTTTTTGTTAGTTTGACGCAAAGCACAACATGAGTGTGCTCCCTGCTGGATTTCATCAAGACTGAAGGATGCTTTCATTGTTATGTCATTCATTCctgattcattttgaaaagcaaacactcggcatcaaagtcatcatttatatattttttaaaggcgCGTTCCACTCACTGGATTAGAACCATGTTTATTGGCAAAGTGTGTTCAAACTTTCAAGGAATTTGTTGGTTGCATTCCAGTGCTTGGCATCATTAAACACTAAGAAGAAAAGCGCCAGCCGCTTTTACGACGGATCAAGGAGTGAACTTGCTCTGGTAACTCGTCCAAGGTCAGCTGGGAGGAGCCACCTCAGCCACAACCCAAATGAGGATGTCTGTTACTCTATGGGAGAAATTGGATGGAGGAATTAATATCAAGCATTGCGCAATAGCAAGCCCGCGTAGCTCGAACCCAGATGCAACATCAGCAATATCATGTGCTTGCGGTAAAGAGGTCAACACACTGGCGTCATGTGACTTTGAGCTAATGTAGTGACATGACCACAGAGCGGCCATTCTCTTCCTCAgagtcgctcgctcgcttccATTCCACAACATGAGCAGCGTGCTTGACCAATTGTTGAGGCAGAAGACACTCGAttcaatgtttacattttatctCCAAGACGATCAAGAACCACCCGGCAGCTTTCAGTGTGCGTTATTATTATCCCGCCTGCTTCAAACAACTCTTCCTGCAGTCCGTAACAATTTAGTTTCAAATAAATCCAACAGTCCTTTTTTGGTGTGAAATCTCGATTTGGCccgttttgttgttttgagtaACTCCCAGCCGGTTTTACAAGCTTTTAGTACCTGCTCACTCATTCCCAACCTTTGAAGTAGACCCTGTTTGCCCACAATGACGGCCTAAGAGCTCATTTTGACTGCAGGCGAGGAGAAGTACCACGACATCAACTTGGACTCAACAAGTGTTTCATCCTCTTAGAAATTCTCATCGTTTATTCCGCCTGAGCAAAGCTCCGCTCGTTTTTAAATGAGCTACCACGCTAACCAGCCCTAACCCTTAAGTTGGACTCCATGATGGAATGTCTGATGGTGAATTTGGTCTCGGGAGCCGTAGTGACAGCGAGAGGGAGGAAGTAGGCCCGGAGGCGTGGGTGGATAAGCTCCGCCCTTTGCTTCGGAAGGAGGCCAAAGTGGATCCGACCTACTTGTACAGTCACTGGTGGCCTGGCGTCAGATCTGCTAGCCAGATGTGCGTAGCGTCCATACGGACTTTGGCGTTCCGATGGATGCCGAGCCCAATGTTGATGAAATACAAACTTACGAGATAGTGATCCATGTCAGGAAGTAAACAAGAGTCCATGTGGGAAGTGACTCACTTCATAAATAAGCAGAGGAGGAGAagtttaggaaaaaaaaaaatcatcagatGAGGCTGCCATGTATTGTCTTGCAGGCGCTGTCCTTTGTGGATTTTGTTTGCTTCGCCGCGTCCACGGCGGCCGCCTTCGTGACGGTGCCGCTGCTGGAGTTCCTGGCCGCTCTCTTCCTGCTCTTCGCCTACTCCACCAAATTCAACCAGAGGTTTAAAGGCTTCCTGTGGCCTCTGATGGTAACGAGCCGCATCATCGCTCGACGCGTTGACCAAAGCGGCTGTAACTTTCACCTCTTTTCCCCCCTTCGAGGATTTTATGAGATGCGTGACTGCTGCCATCATCTATTTCATCATTTCCATCATCGCCGTGTCCAAATATACGGACGGTTCCTCCAAAGCTGCCGGGGTAAACGTGCATCACtgtttcccctttttttcccgTGTTTATTTCACCTTCTGTCCTCCTCGCAGGTTTTTGGCTTCATCGCTACCATTGCCTTCGCTTTAGATTTTTATCTCATTTTTAACGAGCTGGCCAATTTCCTGAAGCAAGGCGGAGAAACCACAGAGGAGCCTTCCAAACGGCAAGGTATTGGTCCACAATCATCATGCTTGATCATTCCAAACTTTGCAAAGACGTGCATAAGGCTGACGGAggtgttttttgtcttccagATGAATGTTCAGACTCCGACTCGGACTGAGATTGCCCACCATTTGGAGTCCTCGAGCCCAGGAGacacggccacagctccgcaGCTCTCCGTGGAACATTTCGGCCAAATTGAGCTCCAAACGTGAAAACGCCGTCTGTTGTTTTGGAGTCTCGTGCCAAATGAAGTTTTGAGCATGTGAAGCGTTGACAGATCTatgaagacattttatttgttcatctttttcaaTATTGTGTAAGAATttgttgaaaagaaacacTACTCTGTTTGTCTAAATGTAACAAATGAATACTCCTTAACGAAGAAGATGGGGTCAACGAAGAAGCTGAAGTGAAAATCAGAGTTCAACCCCCAAACTCataatacatacattcattcatttatacattcatacattcctacatacatacatacaaactCCACTAACCCTCGAGACGTGATGTAGGTTGGCTGGTTTCAACCATTGTACATTTCTGcttcattgtgtgtgttttgtatttgttgactTCACTGCTGCTGTTGGTGTCCCTTTTCCTGGTTGTTCTATGTTGTTGTTCCTGTCACCATCAAATGTGTGTGAATGGGAATGAATCATTGCCAGTGCCTTATGTTGCTctgttttatcattttttatctgtatttagttgtgttttgtttgtatgtcCTCCCTTCTACTTCCACCATTGAGGAATAAGAGGTGCAAACAAAGCCACAGTGAATATGTTCATAACACCACATCTGTAATCTATAATAATTGATAAGTGATCTATACATTGGGTTAATGaacacaatttgtcatttgtctCCGCGGGCACCGGTACGAATCTCGAATCGGGTGGAAAGCGGCACATACCGTCGTTCTTAtgatgtttttatgatgttcgCGTTACTGTGGATCGATCAGGCAATCTTTTTGCCCgctttgtcacacacacatctactCAATGTATAACAATAAAGTcactggattttatttttattgaatatgtgtatgtgtacatGTCTTTTTGTATAAGTAGGCTCTTTTACTCAATAAATGACCACGTATACgaaggcattttttttatataaaaaaagaccatAAATAGTAAGACttatatttgaaaaacaagaaaatgaacaCTTCCTGCAGATATTTTCTGCGTCATGATGGAATGTGAAAATTTTAACGCAAGTGTAGAGTGAGAAtttaattgaatgaattaagaATACAAATACCATCAATTAAATCaattataaaatacaaatcaaaagTATTAAGTGAAGAATCTGGTCTAGAAAACCAATTGTTAGCATTCTGCATCGTGTGGTGTACCTATtcaagtgtccatgaggtgtacctaataacagacttttcacttaaagcaggggtgtggacctccagtcctcgaggggccgcgttccaatatgttttccaagtgaccctcgttaagcgcacctgcgtgaaatgttttagcccctttcacgttccgcaggagctaaaacttttcacgcaggtgcacttaacgagggaatcacaaggacactccattaggtacaccgccattttcaagtgtacctaataacaggccactttattagggaaatatcatggtcaaaggtcacaggtgagaagctctagtcctcggggccgcgttccaatatgttttccaagtgaccctcgttaagcgcacctgcgtgaaaagttttagctcctttcacgttccgcaggagctaaaacttttcacgcaggtgcacttaacgagggaatcacaaggacactccattaggtacaccgccattttcaagtgtacctaataacaggccactttattagggaaatatcatggtcaaaggtcacaggtgagaagctctagtcctcggggccgtgttccaatatgttttccaagtgaccctcgttaagcgcacctgcgtgaaaagttttagctcctttcacgttccgcaggagctaaaacttttcacgcaggtgcacttaacgagggaatcacaaggacactccattagatacaccgccattttcaagtgtacctaataacaggccactttattagggaaatatcatggtcaaaggtcacaggtgagaagctctagtcctcggggccgcgttccaatatgttttccaagtgaccctcgttaagcgcacctgcgtgaaaagttttagctcctttcacgttccgcaggagctaaaacttttcacgcaggtgcacttaacgagggaatcacaaggacactccattaggtacaccgccattttcaagtgtccctaataacaggccactttattcgggaaatatcatggtcaaaggtcacaggtgagaaactctagtcctcggggccgcgttccaatatgttttccaagtgaccctcgttaagcgcacctgcgtgaaaagttttagctcctttcacgttccgcaggagctaaaacttttcacgcaggtgcacttaacgagggaatcacaaggccactccattaggtacaccgccattttcaagtgtacctaataacaggccactttattagggaaatatcatggtcaaaggtcacaggtgagaaactctagtcctcggggccgcgttccaatatgttttccaagtgaccctcgttaagcgcacctgcgtgaaaagttttagctcctttcacgttccgcaggagctaaaacttttcacgcaggtgcacttaacgagggaatcacacggacactccattaggtacaccgccattttcaagtgtaccaaataacaggccactttattagggaaatatcatggtcaaaggtcacaggtgtcaagctctagtcctcggggccgcgttccaacatgttttccaagtgaccctcgttaagcgcacctgcgtgaaaagttttagctccttcagaacgtgaaagcgaccaaaatcttttcacgcaggtgtgtttaacgagggtaactttctgattggctggttgatctgtgacgtcactcggacactccattaggtacactgccattttcaggtgtacctcataacaggccactttattagggaaatatgtgaaaagtgccacacccgccctcacccccacctcctgattggctgtttgatctgtgacgtcactcggacacaaCATTAAGTACAGTTGGTGAACGGGCAATGCAattcactgactcgttcgtgaacgggaagttacgtcatttctcttcttcgttttgttatacggcgaggtggcaccagcgtcaatgcgcattaccgacacctacggTGTGGGATAAGTGACGTCATTGCATGTTGGTTGAAGTCGTATGaagtgaaaaaaga
The window above is part of the Syngnathus acus chromosome 3, fSynAcu1.2, whole genome shotgun sequence genome. Proteins encoded here:
- the LOC119120324 gene encoding CKLF-like MARVEL transmembrane domain-containing protein 3: MLLAVVLPRCHCFRFHLRGASFNLSLSPSLLCPFCLFHFCLAAAAMGDLEAPESRQPSRSVLQSVLPSREFASSRKGMLLIAEVALSFVDFVCFAASTAAAFVTVPLLEFLAALFLLFAYSTKFNQRFKGFLWPLMDFMRCVTAAIIYFIISIIAVSKYTDGSSKAAGVFGFIATIAFALDFYLIFNELANFLKQGGETTEEPSKRQDECSDSDSD